In one Methylocaldum szegediense genomic region, the following are encoded:
- the rpoE gene encoding RNA polymerase sigma factor RpoE, with protein MGEQLDEELVRRVQRGDKTAFDILVRKYQYKIAQLINRYIKDPHEALDVAQESFIKAYRALPGFRGESAFYTWLYRIAINTAKNHIAMRARRPSEDEIEIEEAEQFESAVRLKDQETPEGVMLSQELAQVIQFALDELPEELRTAISLREFDGLSYDEIAQVMNCPVGTVRSRIFRAREAIDKKLKLLLG; from the coding sequence ATGGGCGAGCAACTCGACGAGGAATTAGTCCGGAGGGTGCAGCGAGGCGATAAAACTGCATTCGACATTCTTGTTCGAAAGTACCAATATAAAATCGCCCAGCTGATCAACCGCTATATTAAAGATCCCCACGAAGCCTTGGATGTCGCTCAGGAGTCCTTCATTAAGGCCTACCGAGCATTGCCTGGCTTTCGCGGCGAAAGCGCGTTCTATACGTGGCTGTATCGAATCGCGATCAATACGGCGAAAAATCACATCGCTATGCGCGCGCGTCGGCCGTCGGAAGATGAAATCGAAATCGAGGAGGCGGAACAATTCGAATCCGCTGTACGTCTAAAGGACCAAGAAACCCCTGAGGGAGTGATGTTGAGCCAGGAACTGGCTCAGGTAATCCAGTTTGCGCTAGACGAGCTTCCCGAAGAACTCCGCACGGCGATAAGCTTGCGCGAGTTCGATGGTTTAAGTTACGACGAAATCGCCCAAGTGATGAATTGTCCGGTGGGAACCGTGCGTTCACGCATTTTCCGCGCGCGCGAAGCCATCGATAAGAAACTAAAACTTTTGCTCGGTTAG
- the nadB gene encoding L-aspartate oxidase: MSSPIYDVLIIGSGAAGLSLALRIADRSRVAVLSKTTLTETNTFYAQGGISAVLDAEDSIESHIQDTLNAGAGLCDPDIVRLVVSLGKECIDWLLERGVPFTEANSENGAQHLHLTREGGHTHRRVVHAADATGRAVESSLAQHVRAHPNIDIFEFHNAVDLITARKIGLEGNRVLGAYVLDTRAHVVKTFRARLIALATGGASKVYLYTSNPDIATGDGIAMAWRAGACIANMEFIQFHPTCLYHPHARSFLISEAVRGEGGKLLLPDGSPFMHRFDPREELAPRDIVARAIDHEMKRLGVDCVYLDISHKPADFIKSHFPTIYARCLELNIDMTSQPIPVVPAAHYICGGVRTDHRARTDVPGLYAIGETACTGLHGANRMASNSLLECLAFAKLAAEDIVMTLPETPPPPDLPEWDESKVTDSDEEVVVAHNWDEIRRFMWDYVGIVRTNKRLQRALRRVELLKQEIAEYYGNFRVTSDLLELRNLVIVADLIIRSALSRKESRGLHFTLDYPHTNDNEPPRDTVICP; the protein is encoded by the coding sequence ATGTCATCCCCGATTTATGATGTCTTGATCATCGGCAGCGGTGCTGCCGGCTTAAGCTTGGCTCTACGCATCGCCGATCGTTCACGCGTCGCCGTCTTATCCAAGACCACTCTCACCGAAACCAACACATTTTACGCCCAGGGTGGTATATCCGCGGTACTGGACGCGGAGGATTCCATCGAATCCCACATACAGGATACACTCAATGCGGGAGCCGGTCTTTGCGATCCGGATATCGTGCGACTCGTCGTTTCGTTGGGTAAGGAATGCATCGATTGGCTACTGGAAAGAGGCGTACCGTTCACCGAAGCGAACTCGGAAAACGGCGCTCAGCATCTTCATCTGACGCGGGAAGGAGGACATACTCACCGCCGCGTCGTTCACGCGGCTGACGCCACAGGGCGGGCTGTCGAGTCCTCGCTGGCGCAGCATGTGCGGGCCCATCCTAATATTGACATCTTCGAATTCCATAACGCCGTCGACCTTATCACCGCAAGAAAGATCGGCCTCGAAGGGAACCGCGTACTGGGAGCTTACGTACTCGACACCCGCGCCCATGTCGTAAAAACGTTCAGGGCTCGGCTCATCGCCCTCGCGACCGGCGGTGCCAGCAAGGTGTATCTGTACACCAGCAACCCGGACATCGCCACCGGCGACGGCATTGCCATGGCCTGGCGGGCCGGCGCATGCATCGCCAACATGGAATTCATTCAGTTCCATCCGACCTGCCTTTACCACCCCCACGCCCGCTCCTTCTTGATTTCCGAAGCGGTTCGAGGCGAAGGCGGAAAACTCCTGCTGCCGGACGGCTCGCCTTTCATGCACCGATTTGATCCCAGGGAGGAATTAGCCCCCCGCGACATCGTCGCGCGCGCCATCGACCACGAAATGAAGCGTCTGGGCGTTGATTGCGTTTATCTCGACATCAGCCACAAGCCCGCCGACTTCATCAAGAGTCACTTCCCGACCATCTATGCACGGTGCCTCGAACTCAATATCGACATGACGTCGCAACCGATACCGGTGGTCCCGGCGGCCCACTATATCTGCGGAGGCGTCCGGACCGATCACCGTGCGCGTACCGACGTACCGGGACTTTATGCTATCGGAGAAACGGCCTGCACCGGGTTGCACGGAGCCAACCGCATGGCCAGCAATTCTCTGCTCGAATGTCTCGCTTTCGCCAAGTTAGCAGCGGAGGATATCGTCATGACCCTGCCGGAGACCCCGCCGCCGCCGGACCTACCCGAATGGGACGAATCGAAGGTCACCGATTCGGACGAGGAAGTTGTGGTTGCTCACAACTGGGATGAAATCCGGCGGTTCATGTGGGACTACGTGGGAATCGTTAGGACCAACAAACGTTTGCAGCGGGCGTTGCGGCGTGTCGAACTGTTGAAACAGGAAATCGCCGAGTATTACGGAAATTTCAGAGTCACCAGCGATTTGCTGGAATTGCGCAACCTAGTCATCGTCGCCGATTTGATCATCCGCTCGGCCCTGTCGCGCAAGGAGAGCCGAGGACTCCATTTCACGCTGGACTATCCCCATACAAACGACAATGAACCGCCCAGGGATACCGTAATCTGTCCTTAA
- the amrA gene encoding AmmeMemoRadiSam system protein A produces MPSTDAIGFLRPTHRRALLDLARRSIEHGSVHGLPLRIQPETLAPELAVKRATFVTLELHGKLRGCIGTLQAVRVLAEDVVHNAYAAAFRDPRFPPVSPSDVERLDIRLSLLTPAEPISFTSEEDLLRQMTVGEDGLILEEGFRRGTFLPTVWASLPDPKTFLQHLKLKAGLPEDYWSDSIKVYRYRTETIDKHSV; encoded by the coding sequence ATGCCTTCCACTGACGCGATCGGTTTCCTACGTCCGACACATCGACGGGCATTGCTCGACCTGGCCAGGCGATCCATCGAGCACGGCTCGGTTCACGGCCTACCGCTTCGTATCCAACCGGAAACTCTGGCGCCCGAACTCGCCGTCAAGAGAGCCACGTTCGTGACGCTCGAATTGCACGGGAAACTGCGGGGCTGCATCGGGACCCTGCAAGCCGTTAGAGTCTTGGCCGAAGACGTCGTCCACAATGCCTATGCAGCAGCGTTCAGAGATCCGCGGTTTCCGCCGGTCAGTCCAAGCGACGTTGAACGCCTCGACATCCGTCTATCCTTGCTGACGCCGGCGGAACCAATATCCTTCACCTCGGAAGAGGATCTGTTAAGACAAATGACGGTAGGCGAGGATGGCTTGATCTTGGAAGAGGGATTTCGACGCGGAACTTTTCTGCCGACGGTTTGGGCATCACTGCCGGATCCCAAAACCTTTCTACAACACCTGAAATTGAAGGCCGGCTTACCCGAAGATTATTGGTCGGACTCGATCAAGGTCTATCGCTATCGCACGGAAACCATCGACAAACATTCGGTCTAG
- a CDS encoding MucB/RseB C-terminal domain-containing protein, with protein sequence MRRILAWQICLMMIAAEALGGTGEPSRNDAVRWLMDMRQAVSQLNYRGIVAYLKDSHVESFQLLHAYTDGMEHERLVSMNSPLREVVRSAEKVSCYFPDTKTVFIENRPPRRSVLLELPDDWKQLSRHYDLKLEEQEYVAQRLSQVISIEPRDDFRYARRIWVDLESKLPLKFELVDERGQVVEQMMFTSLSVENSIPLAELDASTKVDALTWQIKRREAMPLGSLNWALGSVPDGFQMISYTRLIRTPTEHPVEHILLSDGFSSVSIYIDEMGGGIVKGHHKKVGAINAHSRMIDRYLVTVMGEVPVRTVEAIASGVRLQSK encoded by the coding sequence ATGCGCCGGATTTTGGCATGGCAAATTTGTCTGATGATGATTGCGGCCGAAGCTTTGGGCGGGACCGGCGAGCCTAGCCGAAACGATGCGGTGCGTTGGCTGATGGACATGCGGCAGGCGGTAAGCCAGCTGAATTATCGGGGAATCGTGGCATATCTTAAAGACAGCCACGTCGAGAGCTTTCAGTTATTGCATGCGTACACGGATGGCATGGAGCATGAGCGCTTGGTATCCATGAACAGTCCGTTGAGGGAGGTCGTCCGAAGCGCGGAAAAGGTATCGTGCTACTTTCCCGATACCAAAACGGTTTTTATAGAAAATAGACCGCCGAGACGTTCGGTTCTTCTGGAACTGCCAGACGATTGGAAGCAACTGTCGCGGCATTATGATTTGAAGCTTGAGGAGCAGGAGTATGTCGCGCAGCGCTTATCGCAGGTTATCAGCATTGAGCCGCGCGACGATTTTCGGTACGCTCGGCGGATTTGGGTCGATTTAGAATCCAAATTGCCGCTCAAATTCGAGTTGGTGGACGAACGTGGCCAAGTGGTTGAGCAAATGATGTTCACGTCATTGAGCGTCGAAAACTCCATTCCGCTTGCTGAACTGGATGCGTCCACCAAAGTCGATGCTTTGACGTGGCAGATCAAGCGGCGTGAAGCAATGCCGCTTGGATCGTTAAATTGGGCGCTGGGAAGCGTGCCCGATGGATTTCAGATGATTTCGTATACCCGGCTGATTCGTACACCGACCGAACATCCGGTAGAACATATCTTATTGAGTGACGGTTTCTCTTCTGTTTCAATTTATATTGATGAAATGGGGGGCGGTATCGTCAAAGGACACCACAAGAAGGTCGGTGCGATAAATGCGCATTCTCGTATGATCGATCGTTACCTGGTTACCGTGATGGGCGAAGTTCCCGTCAGAACCGTTGAGGCCATCGCCAGCGGAGTGCGTCTTCAATCGAAATAA
- the amrB gene encoding AmmeMemoRadiSam system protein B, whose protein sequence is MKKVRQPAVAGLFYPSDADQLRAMVQGFLQDADTSEPLPKAIIAPHAGYVYSGPVAASAYALLRPGRDTFRRVILIGPSHRVGFHGIAVSRADIYATPLGNVPIDYGAIEKILDLPFIKSFDEAHLLEHSLEVHLPFLQTVLDRFELVPLVVGSVAASEVGTVLERLWSDAETLTVISSDLSHYHDYATAKRMDQATSLAIERLRPEDIGHDSACGSMAINGLLHFARQTGLKARTLDLRNSGDTAGSKDRVVGYGSYAFH, encoded by the coding sequence ATGAAGAAAGTACGTCAACCCGCCGTAGCGGGGCTCTTCTACCCGAGCGACGCCGACCAGCTTCGTGCCATGGTTCAGGGTTTCTTGCAGGACGCCGATACAAGCGAGCCGCTACCGAAAGCCATTATCGCACCGCACGCTGGATACGTTTATTCGGGGCCTGTCGCCGCGAGCGCGTACGCCCTCTTGCGACCGGGCCGCGACACTTTTCGTCGCGTGATTCTGATCGGCCCGTCTCATCGGGTCGGCTTCCATGGGATCGCAGTCAGTCGAGCGGATATTTATGCCACGCCTCTAGGCAATGTCCCTATAGACTACGGAGCCATCGAAAAAATTCTCGACTTGCCCTTCATCAAGAGCTTCGACGAGGCGCACTTGCTCGAACACAGCCTGGAAGTTCACTTACCTTTTTTGCAGACGGTCCTAGACCGGTTCGAGCTGGTTCCGTTGGTCGTCGGCAGCGTGGCGGCATCTGAGGTTGGCACGGTCCTCGAACGGCTGTGGAGTGACGCGGAAACTCTGACCGTGATCAGCTCCGACTTGAGTCACTATCATGACTACGCGACAGCCAAGCGAATGGATCAGGCCACGTCCCTCGCGATCGAAAGGCTTCGACCGGAAGATATCGGCCACGACTCAGCTTGCGGAAGTATGGCGATCAACGGTCTCCTCCATTTCGCTCGTCAAACCGGACTCAAGGCGCGGACGCTGGATTTGCGCAATTCCGGGGATACGGCCGGTTCCAAGGATCGAGTGGTCGGTTATGGGAGCTATGCCTTCCACTGA
- a CDS encoding segregation and condensation protein A, producing MAVEPVAIVNGTPLTELPEDLYIPPDALEVFLETFEGPLDLLLYLIRRQNLSIVDIPIADITRQYMGYIEMMSELRIELAAEYLLMAAILAEIKSRMLLPRPANPEQEEEDPRAELVRRLQEYERYKHAAQELDALPRCERDVFEASADTSAIQVKKVYPEVDLKEVLLAFQDVLRRAERLTHHHIQREPLSVRERMASILARLQTQLLVPFPSLFERREGRQGAVVSLLAILELSKERLIEIIQEEPLGELLVKPLTASSID from the coding sequence ATGGCTGTCGAGCCGGTGGCTATAGTCAACGGCACGCCTCTGACCGAATTGCCCGAAGACCTTTACATCCCGCCCGATGCGTTGGAAGTATTCCTCGAGACTTTTGAAGGCCCGCTCGACCTTCTGCTGTATTTGATCCGCCGCCAGAACCTTTCCATCGTGGACATTCCCATCGCCGATATCACGCGTCAGTACATGGGCTACATCGAGATGATGAGCGAGCTCCGTATCGAGCTTGCCGCCGAATACCTGCTGATGGCGGCGATTCTGGCCGAAATCAAATCGCGCATGCTGTTGCCGCGCCCAGCGAACCCGGAACAGGAAGAGGAGGATCCTCGCGCCGAATTGGTACGTCGGCTCCAGGAGTACGAGCGCTACAAGCATGCGGCCCAAGAGCTCGACGCCTTGCCGCGCTGCGAGCGCGATGTTTTCGAAGCTTCGGCGGATACGAGCGCTATCCAGGTAAAAAAGGTTTATCCGGAAGTGGACTTAAAGGAAGTTCTCCTGGCTTTTCAGGACGTACTGCGGCGCGCCGAACGACTTACGCATCATCATATCCAGCGCGAGCCTCTATCGGTTCGTGAACGCATGGCGAGCATATTAGCCCGCTTGCAGACCCAGTTGCTGGTTCCATTCCCTAGCCTGTTTGAACGAAGGGAGGGGCGGCAAGGCGCTGTCGTTTCCTTGCTCGCCATACTCGAGCTCAGCAAAGAACGCTTGATCGAGATCATCCAGGAGGAACCCTTGGGCGAGTTACTGGTAAAGCCGTTGACAGCGTCCAGTATCGATTGA
- the amrS gene encoding AmmeMemoRadiSam system radical SAM enzyme, with amino-acid sequence MNLNTEMDEGFPTRYWRAVGDSRVECTLCPRFCKLHEGQRGLCFVRANMGGKIVLTSYGRSSGFCIDPIEKKPLNHFLPGTPVFSFGTAGCNLACKFCQNWDISKSREMDSLMDQASPDAIARTAKELGCRSVAYTYNDPVIFHEYAVDVAKECRKLGIKSVAVSAGYVCAEPRAEFYSVMDAANIDLKAFTDEFYRKICGGSLQPVLDTLQYLKHETSVWLEITTLLIPGENDSDQELDSMTQWVVDRLGPDVPLHFSAFHPDWKMIDKPRTPLDTLIRARRIAIGNGLRYVYVGNVHDKGAASTYCHHCGQLLIGRDWYELSEWNLTPQGTCNVCNTPCAGVFEEKPGEWGSKRVPVRMYSRAVGRR; translated from the coding sequence ATGAACCTCAACACCGAAATGGACGAGGGTTTCCCCACGCGCTATTGGCGAGCAGTGGGTGACAGTCGGGTGGAATGTACACTGTGCCCGCGGTTTTGCAAGCTGCATGAAGGGCAGCGGGGGCTTTGTTTTGTTCGCGCCAATATGGGCGGCAAGATCGTATTGACGTCTTATGGGCGCTCGAGCGGTTTCTGCATCGATCCAATCGAGAAAAAGCCTCTCAACCATTTTCTTCCCGGCACGCCGGTTTTCTCATTCGGCACGGCAGGCTGCAATCTCGCTTGCAAGTTCTGTCAAAACTGGGACATCAGCAAATCTCGGGAAATGGACTCACTAATGGATCAGGCTTCTCCGGACGCCATCGCGCGGACCGCCAAGGAACTGGGTTGCCGCAGCGTTGCCTACACCTACAACGACCCCGTCATCTTCCATGAATATGCTGTGGATGTTGCCAAGGAATGCCGAAAGCTCGGCATCAAATCGGTCGCGGTGTCGGCAGGTTATGTATGCGCCGAACCGCGCGCGGAGTTTTATAGCGTGATGGACGCGGCTAATATCGATCTGAAAGCGTTCACGGATGAATTCTACCGTAAAATCTGCGGCGGCAGTTTGCAACCGGTGTTGGACACCCTGCAATACCTCAAACACGAGACGTCCGTGTGGTTGGAAATTACGACCCTGCTGATCCCCGGCGAGAACGATTCGGATCAGGAACTGGACAGCATGACGCAGTGGGTGGTCGATCGCTTGGGCCCCGACGTTCCCCTCCATTTCTCGGCATTCCATCCTGATTGGAAGATGATAGACAAGCCTCGCACGCCGCTGGATACCCTGATTCGTGCCCGGCGGATCGCCATAGGAAACGGTCTCAGGTATGTCTATGTTGGCAACGTCCACGATAAGGGGGCTGCAAGCACTTACTGCCATCACTGTGGACAGCTCCTGATCGGTCGTGACTGGTACGAGCTGTCGGAGTGGAACTTAACGCCCCAAGGTACCTGTAATGTATGCAACACGCCTTGCGCCGGCGTGTTCGAGGAAAAACCGGGCGAGTGGGGTAGCAAGCGCGTTCCGGTCAGGATGTATTCCCGAGCGGTTGGGCGCCGTTGA
- a CDS encoding sigma-E factor negative regulatory protein: protein MSDDLREKLSLLLDGELSKSESMALMARIETDAELRKQWHRYRLVSEVLRSGKVPAVDDGFVERVRAALADEPTILAPRSDKRHYREKAVTAAIAASLAVVAILVGKSVSEHSPVHPPEVLAHIEMVDSSDAHTAVDPKFQDYLVTHNETAYLAGAPGMLPYARLVTYDSSR, encoded by the coding sequence ATGTCGGATGATTTAAGAGAAAAGCTGTCGTTATTGTTAGATGGAGAATTGAGCAAAAGCGAGTCAATGGCGTTGATGGCTCGCATCGAGACTGATGCGGAGCTTCGCAAGCAATGGCATCGCTACCGCCTAGTGAGCGAGGTGCTGAGATCGGGAAAAGTCCCGGCCGTTGACGACGGTTTCGTCGAGCGAGTCAGGGCTGCCTTGGCCGATGAGCCGACAATTCTTGCGCCGAGATCGGACAAACGGCACTACCGTGAAAAAGCCGTTACGGCGGCAATTGCCGCTTCGCTGGCGGTGGTTGCGATTCTAGTCGGCAAGTCCGTCAGTGAGCATTCGCCGGTACACCCTCCGGAAGTATTGGCTCATATCGAGATGGTCGATTCTAGTGACGCTCACACAGCGGTCGATCCGAAGTTCCAGGATTATCTGGTAACTCATAATGAAACCGCTTATTTAGCAGGCGCTCCGGGCATGTTGCCTTATGCTCGTCTAGTGACCTACGATTCTTCTCGCTAA
- the scpB gene encoding SMC-Scp complex subunit ScpB: MELKAIIEAALLAAGRPLSLVDLESLFAEHERPEQGEILAALADLAEDCRGRPIELKQVASGYRLQVRADFSPWVSRLFEERPGRYSRAFLETLAIIAYRQPVTRGEIEDIRGVTVSSSIVRALQDRGWIQVVGHKEVPGRPALLGTTKQFLDYFNLKSLDELPPLREFLDDMALQAVPKDQPIIEDADHQST, encoded by the coding sequence GTGGAACTGAAAGCGATTATCGAGGCGGCGCTGTTGGCCGCCGGCAGACCCTTGTCCTTGGTCGACTTGGAAAGCCTGTTCGCCGAACACGAACGGCCGGAACAGGGGGAAATCCTTGCGGCACTGGCGGACTTGGCGGAGGATTGCCGCGGTCGGCCCATCGAACTGAAGCAGGTGGCGAGCGGATACCGGCTCCAAGTGCGAGCGGATTTCTCGCCTTGGGTTTCTCGCTTGTTCGAAGAGCGCCCCGGTCGTTATTCGCGCGCCTTCCTGGAAACGCTCGCGATCATCGCTTACCGTCAGCCGGTCACGCGCGGCGAGATCGAGGATATTCGAGGTGTCACCGTCAGCTCGAGTATCGTTCGGGCATTGCAAGACCGGGGATGGATACAGGTCGTGGGACACAAGGAGGTGCCGGGGCGTCCGGCACTGCTCGGCACGACCAAGCAATTCCTAGACTATTTCAACCTGAAGAGTCTCGACGAACTCCCGCCGCTTCGGGAATTTCTAGATGATATGGCGCTGCAGGCGGTGCCGAAAGACCAGCCAATAATCGAAGATGCGGATCACCAATCAACGTAG
- a CDS encoding GGDEF domain-containing protein, producing the protein MKNKKAGNQAGLLNQENKEKSATSDSSSFQMVLALQTTLDLEQLLNLFSMHLQAFVAHSGSSFSNEALEVELSLGRKGRHVCSYNLQLEGESLGEWQMSRDRRFTEPELDRTEALLCHLLYPLRNGLKYRVALSHAYTDPLTQTGNRAALFQSLQRELELARRYGTPLSLILLDVDHFKSINDNFGHDTGDAVLRSIARSIKDSVRGSDILFRYGGEEFVIVLSNTAKGGAMNLAERIRRIVETSVCDVRGLNLRITLSLGVATLRPGETHLELLHRVDQAMYQAKRSGRNRVADAIEIEA; encoded by the coding sequence ATGAAAAATAAAAAAGCGGGAAATCAAGCCGGCTTATTAAACCAGGAGAACAAGGAAAAAAGCGCTACGAGCGATTCCTCGTCCTTTCAAATGGTATTAGCGCTTCAGACGACCCTGGACTTAGAACAGCTTCTGAACTTGTTCAGCATGCATTTACAGGCCTTTGTTGCCCATTCCGGATCGAGCTTTTCTAACGAGGCACTGGAGGTGGAACTTTCGCTGGGCAGAAAAGGACGGCATGTCTGCAGTTACAATCTCCAACTCGAGGGTGAGTCGCTGGGCGAATGGCAGATGAGTCGAGACCGGCGATTTACGGAACCGGAACTCGACCGTACCGAAGCTCTGCTCTGCCACTTGCTCTATCCCTTGCGCAACGGCCTCAAATATCGCGTAGCGCTGTCTCATGCCTACACCGATCCATTGACCCAAACCGGAAATCGAGCTGCACTGTTCCAAAGCCTGCAGCGGGAACTGGAACTGGCGCGTCGCTACGGCACACCGCTTTCCCTCATTCTTCTTGACGTCGACCACTTCAAATCGATCAACGACAATTTTGGGCACGACACCGGCGACGCCGTGTTGCGATCGATAGCCCGCTCGATCAAAGACTCGGTACGCGGGAGCGACATTCTGTTCCGCTATGGCGGGGAAGAATTTGTCATCGTGCTGTCCAATACGGCAAAAGGCGGCGCGATGAACCTCGCTGAGCGCATTCGACGGATAGTCGAGACGTCGGTTTGCGATGTCCGCGGCTTAAACTTACGTATTACACTGAGCTTGGGGGTCGCGACACTTCGTCCAGGGGAAACCCATCTGGAGCTGCTGCACCGTGTCGATCAGGCCATGTACCAGGCGAAGCGCAGCGGACGCAATCGGGTCGCCGACGCGATCGAAATCGAGGCCTAG
- the rluB gene encoding 23S rRNA pseudouridine(2605) synthase RluB — protein MRITNQRSRTKAPTDKRSSWDDAGERIQKVLARLGLGSRREIEEWIKAGRIAINGKPAERGDRYRKGDRVTVNGRPIDIAKRSEAPTRVLIYHKPIGEVVSRRDPEGRPVIFTRLPKPMTGRWIAVGRLDINTQGLLLVTNNGELANRLMHPSQEIEREYAVRVLGPVNDEMLTRLSNGVLLEDGPARFETIEPAGGEGANRWFRVTLKEGRNRIVRRLWESQGITVSRLIRTRFAGIRLPPRLRAGTTYELPAEDVGDLMRSVGLEAEKVAAGRRTGHRHRGDKGARSGRR, from the coding sequence ATGCGGATCACCAATCAACGTAGTAGAACTAAGGCGCCTACGGATAAACGCTCGTCCTGGGATGACGCCGGTGAGCGGATTCAAAAAGTTCTTGCTCGGTTGGGCTTGGGATCGCGCCGGGAGATCGAGGAATGGATCAAAGCTGGCCGAATCGCGATAAACGGCAAACCGGCCGAACGTGGGGATCGTTACCGCAAGGGCGACCGTGTCACCGTCAACGGCCGTCCAATCGATATCGCCAAGCGCTCCGAAGCGCCCACCCGCGTGCTCATTTATCACAAGCCGATCGGGGAGGTAGTCAGCCGCCGCGATCCGGAGGGGCGCCCGGTGATCTTTACCCGGTTGCCTAAGCCCATGACGGGGCGTTGGATTGCCGTCGGCCGTCTCGACATCAACACGCAAGGTCTGCTGTTGGTCACCAATAACGGCGAACTCGCCAATCGTCTGATGCACCCGTCGCAGGAAATCGAGCGCGAGTATGCGGTTCGGGTTCTTGGCCCCGTCAACGACGAGATGTTGACGCGGCTATCGAACGGTGTCTTGCTGGAAGACGGACCCGCACGATTCGAGACGATCGAACCCGCGGGCGGCGAGGGCGCGAACCGGTGGTTTCGAGTCACTTTGAAGGAAGGGCGCAACCGCATTGTTCGGAGGCTTTGGGAATCGCAAGGAATTACCGTGAGCCGGCTGATTCGGACGCGGTTTGCCGGCATCAGGCTACCGCCCCGATTGAGAGCAGGAACTACCTACGAGCTTCCGGCGGAAGACGTCGGCGATTTGATGCGCTCTGTTGGACTGGAGGCCGAAAAGGTAGCAGCCGGTCGCCGCACCGGGCATCGGCATCGAGGTGACAAAGGCGCGAGAAGCGGAAGACGATGA
- a CDS encoding SoxR reducing system RseC family protein, translating into MIEEEAVVSHTEPGKVWVEKPRRSACGGCLRQCASGVVDRYFGAPTIRLQVLSPIDVQVGDRVVLGIQEDAFVKGSFCAYLIPLLGLFLGAILGNIIVFSLALDVSSDGASVIGGAIGLSLSFIILRFTGVLSRDKLSPVILRKLS; encoded by the coding sequence ATGATTGAGGAAGAAGCGGTCGTTTCGCATACGGAGCCAGGAAAGGTGTGGGTAGAAAAGCCTAGGAGGTCGGCCTGCGGCGGCTGTTTGCGGCAATGCGCTTCAGGCGTTGTGGATAGGTATTTCGGGGCTCCGACCATTCGGTTACAGGTGTTGTCCCCAATCGACGTTCAAGTAGGGGATCGGGTTGTGCTAGGAATTCAGGAGGATGCCTTCGTGAAAGGGTCCTTCTGTGCATACTTGATTCCTTTATTAGGCTTATTTCTCGGCGCCATATTGGGAAATATCATCGTATTCTCGCTGGCATTAGACGTCTCTAGCGATGGGGCCAGCGTAATCGGAGGCGCGATAGGCCTGAGTTTGTCCTTCATCATTTTGAGGTTCACAGGGGTACTCTCCCGCGACAAACTGAGCCCCGTGATACTCCGTAAACTTAGCTGA